Proteins from a single region of Fodinibius sp. Rm-B-1B1-1:
- a CDS encoding cystathionine gamma-synthase, giving the protein MKFNTKTIHAGQKPEETSGAVMPPIFQTSTYAQEAPNVNKGYDYARVGNPTRTALEKLIAGLENADECACFASGCAAMDAVLKMFRPGDQIIASNDLYGGTYRLFTKVFAPYGIDFTFVDMTDIENVKEAATDDAKLLWIETPTNPLLRVVDIEELTTFAQEQNILSLVDNTFASPYLQQPLDLGADMVLHSTTKYLGGHSDVIGGAVATSNEAVMEQLQFQVKTTGAVPGPMDCYLTLRGIKTLSVRVQQSVDNAKKVAEFLDNHPDVDEVIYPGLESHNQHEIAKKQMSDFGGMVSFSLKDDSMEKAQEFMSRTTVFTLAESLGGVESLISHPASMTHGSIPKKVREKAGLKDSLIRLSVGIEDSDDLIEDLDLAFE; this is encoded by the coding sequence ATGAAATTCAATACTAAAACCATTCATGCGGGACAAAAACCGGAAGAAACATCGGGTGCCGTTATGCCTCCGATTTTTCAAACGTCCACATATGCTCAAGAAGCACCTAATGTTAATAAGGGATACGACTATGCTCGGGTAGGAAACCCTACACGAACAGCTCTTGAAAAGCTTATTGCCGGGCTTGAAAATGCAGATGAATGTGCATGCTTTGCCAGTGGATGTGCTGCGATGGATGCCGTACTCAAAATGTTTCGTCCCGGTGATCAAATTATTGCTTCAAACGATCTCTATGGTGGTACCTATCGACTTTTTACAAAGGTATTTGCTCCATACGGCATTGACTTTACCTTTGTGGATATGACCGACATTGAAAATGTAAAAGAGGCAGCCACAGACGATGCAAAATTACTTTGGATAGAAACGCCTACTAATCCCCTCCTTCGGGTAGTTGATATAGAGGAGCTCACTACTTTTGCCCAAGAGCAAAATATTTTATCGTTGGTAGATAATACATTTGCCTCTCCCTATCTACAGCAGCCGCTTGATTTGGGAGCTGATATGGTGCTCCACTCAACCACAAAATATCTGGGGGGACATTCTGATGTTATCGGTGGAGCTGTAGCGACTTCTAACGAAGCGGTTATGGAACAGCTGCAATTCCAGGTGAAAACGACAGGAGCAGTGCCCGGCCCTATGGATTGTTACTTGACTTTGCGTGGAATTAAAACTCTTTCGGTACGAGTACAACAATCTGTTGATAATGCTAAAAAGGTAGCTGAGTTCTTAGATAATCATCCCGACGTTGATGAAGTTATCTATCCAGGACTTGAAAGTCACAATCAGCATGAAATAGCAAAAAAACAGATGAGCGATTTCGGTGGAATGGTTTCCTTTTCGTTGAAGGATGATTCCATGGAAAAAGCACAAGAATTTATGAGCCGGACCACAGTATTTACACTGGCAGAAAGCCTTGGAGGTGTTGAATCATTGATTAGCCACCCAGCCTCCATGACACACGGTTCGATCCCCAAGAAAGTACGAGAGAAAGCGGGGCTCAAAGATTCCTTAATTCGACTTTCAGTGGGTATCGAAGATTCCGATGATCTTATTGAAGATTTGGATCTGGCTTTTGAATAA
- a CDS encoding acetyl-CoA C-acyltransferase has translation MRNVVIVDAKRTPVGSFGGSLSSFSAPELGAATITELMKSSGIKPEQIQEVVFGNVLTAGVGQAPARQAALKAGLSELTPATAINKVCASGMKAIMVAANQIQLEEADVMVAGGMESMSNVPYYLSKHRFGSKLGHAEAQDGIIRDGLWDVYNDFHMGNAAEICARECNISREQQDKFAITSYKRAIKAHEEGYFDDEIIEMKVKDRKGNVSKVKMDEELKRINYDKVPKLNPVFEKDGTVTPANASSINDGAAAVLLMSEEKAKELGLTPLARIVSQASAAKKPEWFTTAPADAMPKAMKRAKLDKDEIDLFEINEAFSVVSLANEQILELDPEKVNIHGGAVSIGHPIGCSGARIMVTLLHALRRTNGQFGCAGICNGGGGASAMVIERLN, from the coding sequence ATGCGTAATGTTGTAATTGTTGATGCAAAGCGGACCCCCGTGGGTTCTTTTGGAGGAAGCTTATCATCTTTTTCAGCTCCTGAATTAGGTGCCGCAACAATCACCGAACTGATGAAATCATCGGGCATTAAACCAGAGCAAATTCAAGAAGTAGTATTCGGCAATGTGCTCACAGCTGGTGTTGGCCAGGCCCCAGCACGTCAAGCCGCTCTTAAAGCAGGACTTTCGGAGCTTACACCAGCCACCGCCATCAATAAAGTTTGTGCCTCGGGTATGAAAGCAATTATGGTCGCAGCAAACCAAATTCAGCTCGAAGAAGCTGATGTTATGGTTGCTGGTGGAATGGAAAGCATGAGCAATGTCCCCTATTATCTAAGTAAACATCGCTTTGGGTCTAAACTGGGACATGCCGAGGCGCAGGATGGAATCATACGCGATGGTCTTTGGGATGTCTACAACGATTTCCACATGGGAAATGCGGCTGAAATCTGTGCGCGTGAATGCAATATCAGCCGTGAACAACAAGATAAATTTGCTATCACTTCGTACAAACGGGCAATTAAAGCTCATGAAGAAGGGTACTTTGATGATGAAATCATCGAAATGAAAGTCAAAGACCGTAAAGGCAATGTATCCAAAGTGAAAATGGATGAGGAGCTGAAGCGAATCAACTATGATAAAGTTCCCAAGCTGAACCCCGTTTTTGAAAAAGATGGAACCGTTACTCCCGCAAATGCCAGCAGCATTAATGACGGGGCCGCTGCAGTACTTTTGATGAGTGAAGAAAAAGCTAAGGAATTGGGATTAACGCCACTTGCCCGCATTGTAAGTCAAGCAAGTGCAGCCAAAAAACCAGAATGGTTTACGACGGCACCTGCCGATGCAATGCCAAAGGCGATGAAACGAGCAAAGCTTGATAAAGATGAAATTGATCTTTTTGAAATAAATGAGGCATTTTCGGTAGTATCCCTTGCCAACGAGCAAATTTTAGAACTTGATCCTGAAAAGGTAAATATTCATGGTGGGGCCGTTAGTATCGGGCACCCTATCGGATGTTCCGGTGCTCGTATTATGGTAACCTTACTACATGCCTTACGCCGAACTAACGGACAATTCGGTTGTGCCGGAATCTGTAACGGTGGCGGCGGAGCTTCGGCAATGGTCATAGAACGTTTAAATTAA
- the porV gene encoding type IX secretion system outer membrane channel protein PorV: protein MIKKALSLFALLIVSAGLSHAQVGITSVPFLQIEPDSRAAGMGNTGVAIADNASAVFWNPAGLAFQKGNQVSITHSEWLPQFNADLFYDYLVGKYHVKDIGTFGGHITYLNLGEQLRTDETGLEQDRFKSYEFAIGLSYGLKLNQNWSLGTGFRFIYSSLADGSVSGQSINPGSSVGVDLSGLYKSNPFTVIGKEANFNAGLNISNIGPGVHYTDNAQKDPLPTIFRLGWALNTKLDNDGIHKLTIANDISKVMARLDSEGNPNGVMNSLFSSWDSFTRNTGTGEVTLSLPQQLMYAVGTEYWYNDLFAIRGGYYYEDPNNGDRQYMTLGAGIRYKFLGVDFSYINTLGDENHPLANTTRFGLLLNF, encoded by the coding sequence ATGATTAAGAAAGCATTATCTCTTTTTGCCCTTCTAATCGTTTCAGCAGGGCTATCACATGCTCAGGTTGGTATTACTTCCGTTCCTTTTTTACAAATTGAACCTGATTCCCGGGCGGCAGGTATGGGTAATACTGGTGTTGCCATTGCCGATAATGCATCAGCAGTATTCTGGAACCCAGCGGGACTGGCTTTTCAAAAAGGTAACCAAGTAAGTATCACCCACAGTGAATGGCTTCCGCAGTTTAATGCCGACCTATTTTATGACTATTTAGTTGGAAAATATCACGTGAAAGATATCGGTACATTTGGTGGACATATTACCTATCTCAATCTGGGCGAACAGTTACGCACCGATGAAACCGGCCTGGAACAAGATCGTTTTAAAAGTTATGAATTTGCAATTGGCTTATCGTATGGGTTAAAACTCAACCAAAACTGGTCGCTGGGTACCGGTTTTCGTTTTATTTATAGTAGTCTGGCTGATGGTAGTGTAAGTGGACAAAGTATCAATCCGGGATCAAGTGTCGGAGTTGATCTCTCAGGATTATACAAATCAAACCCATTCACCGTTATTGGTAAAGAAGCTAATTTTAACGCTGGGCTAAATATTTCTAACATTGGTCCCGGGGTCCATTACACCGACAACGCCCAAAAAGATCCTCTGCCTACTATTTTTCGACTTGGATGGGCTTTAAATACAAAGCTTGATAACGACGGTATCCACAAGCTCACCATTGCAAATGATATTTCTAAAGTAATGGCCCGGCTTGACTCTGAAGGAAATCCCAACGGGGTAATGAACTCCCTGTTTTCATCCTGGGACAGCTTTACACGTAATACCGGAACTGGAGAAGTAACCCTTTCCCTTCCACAACAGCTGATGTATGCGGTAGGAACTGAATACTGGTACAATGATCTTTTCGCTATTCGTGGCGGATACTACTATGAAGACCCTAACAACGGAGACCGCCAATATATGACCTTGGGCGCAGGTATTCGTTACAAATTTCTGGGTGTAGATTTCAGTTATATAAATACCCTTGGGGATGAAAATCACCCTCTTGCCAATACAACCCGTTTTGGTTTGCTCTTGAACTTCTAA
- a CDS encoding DUF5683 domain-containing protein, which translates to MFVFLGILGGASHVQSKQNKQDIDIDKLKPQINYAQSDRFYEPLQQKPGWALLSSAIVPGSGQAANKKWIRAGLYFLAEAAMIGIYLKSSHDARLEEQRYERFANNNWSVINYAKWLVEYHEQNNLSNSYIDELEQEVENINANYQPDSDWNKIDIELLRNVEQNTPFVYPEHIGNNFSHVMPKYGSQQYYELISKYYQYGPGWNDFTAQYQLQWDGSNMPKNFLLGAQLAQDYNDTYRLAGNMVSFMILNHIVSAFDAYLTVKLKNRKLEADTNLLNIHRAFLFKFHF; encoded by the coding sequence TTGTTTGTTTTTCTGGGGATTCTTGGGGGTGCTTCTCATGTTCAATCCAAACAAAATAAACAGGATATCGATATTGATAAGCTAAAGCCTCAAATAAATTATGCCCAATCCGATCGCTTTTATGAACCATTGCAGCAAAAACCCGGCTGGGCCTTACTCAGTTCAGCAATAGTGCCGGGAAGTGGGCAAGCCGCCAACAAAAAGTGGATACGAGCCGGATTGTACTTCCTTGCCGAAGCAGCTATGATTGGTATCTACTTGAAAAGCTCCCATGATGCTCGCTTGGAGGAGCAGCGATATGAGCGTTTTGCCAACAACAACTGGAGCGTCATAAACTATGCCAAATGGTTGGTAGAATATCACGAACAAAATAATTTGTCCAACAGTTATATTGACGAACTGGAACAAGAAGTTGAAAATATTAATGCTAACTACCAACCAGACAGCGACTGGAATAAAATCGATATCGAGTTACTGCGCAATGTAGAACAAAATACACCGTTTGTATATCCAGAGCATATCGGAAACAATTTCTCTCACGTCATGCCAAAGTATGGGTCCCAACAATATTATGAATTGATTAGCAAATACTATCAATATGGACCCGGCTGGAATGATTTTACTGCTCAATATCAACTTCAGTGGGATGGCAGCAACATGCCGAAAAACTTTCTTTTGGGCGCCCAATTAGCCCAGGATTACAATGACACCTATCGGTTAGCTGGGAACATGGTCTCATTTATGATATTAAACCATATTGTATCAGCATTTGATGCTTATTTAACGGTAAAACTAAAAAACAGGAAGTTAGAGGCTGATACTAATCTCTTAAATATACACCGCGCATTTTTATTTAAATTTCACTTTTAA
- a CDS encoding PASTA domain-containing protein encodes MWSKLKILLTNKIFYMSLGGLIMTGALFLVLLDFIIMPAYTNYNEGVTVPDITQVSLEEAQEQLASYGLRYEVAERRSNTAYPADYVIDQMPAAAELVKPNRKVYLTVNTESNPTVEVPRVVDLSLRNARVQLENYGLRVGTISHISSRFKNVVRQSVDPNKTVPKGTVIDLAVGDGLGEKMVKIPDIQGLRLSEAQQKLQQAGLRIGEIRFQPSKEYDPNVIINYQPQRQEVKEGETLKLIVSERYEAKEELESGAVIDTSNVSAPDTTNN; translated from the coding sequence ATGTGGTCAAAATTAAAAATACTACTTACCAACAAGATATTTTATATGAGTCTGGGCGGACTCATTATGACAGGAGCTCTATTTTTAGTGCTGCTCGATTTCATTATTATGCCAGCCTATACCAATTATAACGAAGGCGTTACCGTACCCGATATTACACAAGTTTCGCTGGAAGAAGCCCAAGAACAACTTGCCTCGTATGGACTTCGATATGAAGTGGCGGAACGCCGATCTAATACGGCCTATCCCGCTGATTATGTAATTGATCAGATGCCTGCTGCCGCCGAATTGGTTAAGCCCAATCGCAAGGTATACCTCACTGTTAATACCGAATCAAACCCCACCGTCGAAGTTCCGCGTGTGGTTGATCTATCACTTCGTAATGCACGGGTACAACTCGAAAACTATGGCTTGCGCGTGGGAACCATTAGCCATATTTCTTCCCGATTTAAAAATGTAGTGCGGCAATCTGTGGATCCCAATAAAACAGTACCTAAAGGAACGGTTATAGACTTAGCTGTTGGGGATGGCCTGGGCGAAAAGATGGTTAAGATCCCTGACATTCAAGGATTACGACTTTCTGAAGCCCAGCAGAAGCTACAGCAAGCGGGGCTTCGCATTGGAGAAATCCGGTTCCAACCAAGCAAAGAATATGATCCCAACGTGATTATTAATTATCAACCTCAGCGACAAGAAGTAAAAGAGGGGGAAACACTAAAACTGATTGTTTCTGAACGATACGAGGCAAAAGAAGAATTAGAATCAGGAGCTGTTATTGATACTTCCAATGTTTCGGCTCCAGATACAACCAATAATTAA
- the rpe gene encoding ribulose-phosphate 3-epimerase — translation MNFTLPILAPSILASDYTQLGNEIEKCNKVDIQWLHCDIMDGHFVPNVSYGPKFVEAAGSCTNAFLDVHLMIENPDQYIEHFVDAGADQITVHQEACPHLHRTIQNIHSHGITAGVAINPGTSLQTIEPVINDVDLILLMSVNPGFGGQSFIEHTYQRLQQLNAMRDEHGAGFLIEVDGGVNLDNIQKVTQSGADVLVAGSAVFKAKNVPKRIENLIEKAKVGKGMVV, via the coding sequence ATGAATTTTACACTTCCCATTTTAGCACCATCCATTTTAGCATCCGATTACACCCAACTGGGTAATGAGATTGAAAAATGTAATAAGGTTGACATACAGTGGCTCCACTGTGATATCATGGATGGACACTTTGTGCCAAATGTCAGCTATGGACCAAAATTTGTAGAAGCGGCCGGAAGTTGTACTAATGCCTTTCTGGACGTACACCTGATGATTGAAAACCCGGATCAATACATTGAACATTTTGTGGATGCCGGAGCTGATCAGATTACAGTTCACCAAGAAGCATGTCCACACCTGCATCGTACCATCCAAAATATCCACAGCCACGGCATAACAGCCGGGGTCGCCATCAATCCAGGAACCTCTCTGCAAACCATCGAACCGGTGATTAATGACGTAGATCTTATTCTTTTAATGAGTGTGAACCCTGGTTTTGGTGGACAGTCATTCATCGAACATACGTATCAACGTTTGCAACAGTTAAATGCTATGCGTGATGAACACGGGGCCGGATTTTTAATAGAAGTTGACGGTGGGGTTAACCTCGATAATATCCAAAAAGTTACGCAAAGTGGTGCCGATGTATTGGTTGCAGGCAGTGCTGTTTTTAAAGCCAAAAATGTCCCTAAACGAATAGAAAACCTCATCGAGAAAGCAAAAGTGGGCAAAGGAATGGTGGTTTAG
- a CDS encoding PhoH family protein: MSEETYEIKDVEPVLILGFQDEHLKKIDQAYPESKITARGSSIKISGPGEDCKELLEIFTELEQMALRNDDLTDSDVETVLALKQSDSKPKRPNPLRDTRVTGDFILNTHTGEAITAKTPGQKQILKAAAANDIVFTIGPAGTGKTYTSVALAVKALKERKVKKIVLARPAVEAGETLGFLPGDLREKIDPYLRPLYDALEDMIEYDRLEMHLAKNSIEIAPLAYMRGRTLNNAFVILDEAQNTTNMQMKMFLTRIGFNSKAIITGDITQTDLPHKQKSGLISIQKILKDIDGISFVYLDENDVVRHKLVRDIIEAYDKYENKKNKKS, encoded by the coding sequence ATCAGCGAAGAAACGTATGAAATAAAAGATGTTGAACCCGTACTTATTTTAGGGTTTCAGGATGAACATCTTAAAAAGATCGATCAAGCGTATCCTGAATCTAAAATAACTGCTCGCGGAAGTTCTATTAAGATTTCTGGGCCGGGTGAAGATTGTAAGGAACTGCTTGAAATCTTCACTGAGCTGGAACAGATGGCCCTCCGTAATGATGATCTTACCGATAGCGATGTTGAAACTGTTCTGGCCTTGAAGCAAAGTGACAGCAAACCCAAAAGACCAAATCCCCTACGTGATACACGTGTCACTGGTGATTTTATCCTAAACACGCATACCGGAGAAGCAATTACTGCTAAAACACCAGGACAAAAACAGATCCTGAAAGCAGCTGCTGCAAATGATATTGTGTTTACCATTGGTCCGGCCGGAACAGGAAAAACCTATACGTCAGTAGCCTTGGCGGTGAAGGCACTAAAAGAACGAAAAGTAAAAAAGATCGTACTTGCCCGTCCCGCTGTTGAAGCTGGTGAAACACTTGGGTTTTTACCGGGTGACTTGCGCGAAAAAATTGATCCCTACCTGCGTCCACTCTACGATGCACTTGAAGATATGATTGAGTATGATCGACTGGAGATGCATCTGGCAAAAAACAGTATCGAAATTGCCCCGTTGGCCTATATGCGTGGACGTACGCTCAACAACGCATTTGTCATATTGGATGAAGCTCAAAATACAACCAATATGCAGATGAAAATGTTTTTAACACGTATTGGATTTAACAGCAAAGCCATTATTACTGGTGATATCACCCAAACTGATCTACCTCACAAACAAAAGTCGGGACTTATTTCTATTCAAAAAATCCTAAAAGATATCGATGGCATTTCGTTTGTTTACCTGGATGAAAACGATGTAGTTCGTCATAAATTAGTGCGCGATATTATCGAAGCTTACGATAAGTACGAGAATAAAAAGAACAAAAAATCATAA
- a CDS encoding MBL fold metallo-hydrolase: MATKQLTAHPLYEGTFSVGLDKKFNRIDREDPPAKGALKISLNPFLIQSGDKNILFDVGIGDFGEDTNTDIIKKNLAEHDLTEYDITDVFASHLHYDHIGGLAGRSSGYWELTFPEANVWVSKKGWEKVMGQEEYYDEEKTAFAHFLDAKANLQFLDDEDQPYPEITVKKIGGHTEFSQVLLFDDGSQKYLMAGDVLATRGEVNRKFAAKYDFDADQSMKIRKELTKKAYEEGYTVMGYHDSHHPLFNLTDHDEQQGYKIESIV, translated from the coding sequence ATGGCAACCAAGCAACTAACGGCCCATCCCCTTTACGAAGGCACCTTTAGCGTTGGATTAGATAAAAAATTTAATCGGATAGATCGAGAAGACCCTCCTGCCAAAGGAGCTCTTAAAATTTCTTTGAATCCATTTTTGATTCAGTCCGGTGATAAAAATATTCTTTTCGATGTAGGAATTGGTGACTTTGGCGAAGATACGAACACAGATATCATTAAAAAAAATCTTGCTGAACACGATCTGACCGAATACGATATTACTGATGTTTTTGCCAGCCATCTGCATTACGATCACATTGGCGGACTAGCCGGACGTTCATCCGGATATTGGGAACTCACCTTTCCTGAGGCCAATGTATGGGTTTCGAAAAAAGGATGGGAAAAAGTTATGGGCCAAGAGGAATATTACGATGAGGAAAAGACCGCTTTTGCTCACTTTTTAGATGCTAAAGCAAATCTGCAATTTCTGGATGACGAAGACCAACCCTATCCTGAAATAACCGTTAAAAAAATTGGTGGTCATACTGAGTTCTCGCAAGTCTTACTTTTTGATGATGGTAGTCAAAAATATCTGATGGCTGGTGATGTATTAGCTACACGAGGAGAAGTAAATCGAAAGTTTGCAGCAAAATACGACTTTGATGCCGATCAGAGTATGAAAATCCGCAAAGAGCTAACAAAAAAGGCTTACGAAGAAGGTTACACGGTAATGGGTTACCACGATTCGCATCATCCCCTATTTAATCTCACCGACCACGACGAACAACAAGGCTATAAAATTGAATCTATTGTATGA
- a CDS encoding purine-nucleoside phosphorylase, producing the protein MMAYPEFTGDIFSYLDEQVLPDSIEAAIILGSGLGGFADQIKNPSPLPYHNIPGMPVSSVEGHAGELIFGEVNGNNVMAFSGRFHHYEGFSFDETATPVYIANYLGAKKLIVSNAAGAINTSFSVGDLMVIESVIRSNLSISPRGNKRHRYNHHQWVPKVRKIAAELGLVTQQGNYMYVTGPNYETKAEIRSFRKMGADAVGMSTATELFEAARLDLKSAAISLITNMSTGVTGDKLDHKEVKKAADARKDDFAKLVTALIQKL; encoded by the coding sequence ATGATGGCATATCCTGAATTTACAGGCGATATTTTCAGCTATTTGGACGAACAGGTATTGCCCGACTCCATCGAAGCTGCCATTATTTTAGGTTCTGGGTTGGGTGGTTTTGCAGATCAGATTAAAAATCCTTCTCCCCTTCCCTACCATAACATCCCTGGTATGCCGGTTTCCTCGGTAGAAGGACACGCTGGAGAACTCATTTTTGGAGAAGTTAATGGAAATAATGTGATGGCTTTTTCGGGTCGTTTTCATCACTATGAGGGGTTTTCGTTTGATGAAACAGCCACTCCGGTTTATATCGCCAATTATCTTGGGGCCAAAAAGCTTATTGTTTCGAATGCCGCCGGAGCTATCAATACTTCTTTTTCGGTAGGTGACCTTATGGTTATCGAAAGCGTTATTCGCAGTAATTTGTCAATCTCCCCACGTGGCAACAAGCGGCATCGATACAATCATCACCAATGGGTCCCAAAAGTACGGAAAATTGCCGCTGAATTAGGATTAGTAACCCAACAGGGTAACTATATGTACGTTACTGGCCCCAATTATGAGACCAAAGCCGAAATTCGTTCTTTCCGAAAAATGGGAGCTGATGCAGTTGGGATGTCTACTGCCACTGAACTTTTTGAGGCTGCTCGATTAGATCTTAAAAGTGCCGCAATCTCATTGATCACTAATATGTCTACCGGTGTAACCGGCGATAAACTGGATCACAAAGAAGTAAAAAAAGCCGCCGATGCCCGTAAAGATGATTTTGCAAAATTGGTTACAGCTTTAATTCAAAAGCTTTAG